One Elaeis guineensis isolate ETL-2024a chromosome 10, EG11, whole genome shotgun sequence genomic window carries:
- the LOC105052735 gene encoding uncharacterized protein isoform X2, with amino-acid sequence MEEAEAAENGSRLHESSKRKKRKKEEEMKKNKKKKNPTVSIAVPGSIIDNAQSLELATLLAGQIARAATIFRIDEVVVFDNKAASDDEFVVTNGDENESGAPFLVRILQYLETPQYLRRRLFPMHNSLRFVGLLPPLDAPHHVRKHEWSPYREGVTLEGNHLKGTLVDVGLNKNVVVEQALEPGQRVTVAMGTNRNIESDCLKNVVTPFTPREQMGLYWGYKVRYASNLSNVFKNCPFKGGYNHIIGTSEHGLVVNSSELVIPPFRKE; translated from the exons ATGGAAGAAGCGGAAGCCGCTGAGAATGGAAGTAGGCTTCATGAGAGCAGCAAGCGGAAGAAGCGGAAAAAGGAGGAGGAgatgaagaagaataaaaagaagaagaacccaACGGTCAGCATCGCCGTGCCGGGTTCCATCATCGATAACGCCCAATCCCTCGAGCTCGCCACCCTC CTCGCAGGCCAGATTGCCCGGGCCGCTACGATTTTTCGGATTGATGAG GTGGTAGTATTTGATAATAAAGCTGCATCGGATGATGAATTTGTGGTTACGAACGGTGATGAGAATGAAAGTGGTGCGCCGTTTCTGGTGAGGATTTTGCAGTATTTGGAGACGCCACAGTATCTGCGACGCCGGCTCTTTCCGATGCACAATAGCTTGAGATTTGTG GGTCTGCTTCCCCCACTTGATGCTCCTCACCATGTACGAAAACATGAATGGTCCCCATATCGTGAAG GTGTTACATTGGAAGGGAATCATTTAAAGGGAACGCTTGTAGATGTTGGGTTGAATAAG AATGTTGTGGTTGAGCAAGCTCTTGAACCTGGACAACGGGTAACTGTAGCTATGGGGACTAACCGTAATATTGAATCAG ATTGTTTGAAAAATGTTGTTACACCCTTCACCCCAAGAGAACAAATGGGATTATATTGGGGTTATAAAGTTAGATATGCTTCAAATCTGAGCAATGTGTTCAAGAATTGCCCATTTAAG GGTGGATACAATCATATTATTGGAACTTCGGAGCATGGTCTGGTTGTTAATTCATCAGAGCTTGTTATACCTCCATTTCG GAAAGAGTAG
- the LOC105052736 gene encoding nudix hydrolase 16, mitochondrial, translating into MCDLVARTGRHQQRYEAGCRLVAGCIPFKYRKCDESCGSKPKKIVEVLMINSQSGPGLLFPKGGWENDETVEEAAVREALEEAGVRGDIMEFLGFYYFKSKSHQDEFSPEGLCKAAMFAMHVKEELGSWPEQSTRHRRWLTIPEAGEQCRHPWMREALLEGFSKWHANKMMSAEEDHPGPISSTPAR; encoded by the exons ATGTGTGATTTGGTGGCCCGCACGGGTCGACATCAGCAGCGATACGAGGCCGGTTGTCGCCTTGTTGCCGG GTGTATACCATTCAAATATAGAAAATGTGATGAAAGTTGTGGCTCTAAGCCCAAGAAGATTGTTGAAGTTCTTATGATAAATTCACAAAGTGGACCAGGCCTCCTGTTTCCAAAG GGAGGATGGGAAAATGATGAAACTGTTGAAGAGGCTGCTGTAAGAGAAGCTCTTGAAGAAGCAGGAGTTCGAGGGGATATAATG GAATTTTTGGGATTCTATTACTTCAAAAGCAAAAGTCATCAAGATGAGTTCAGCCCAGAAGGCTTGTGCAAAGCTGCAATGTTTGCTATGCATGTCAAGGAGGAGCTCGGCTCATGGCCAGAACAAAGCACACGCCATCGGAGATGGCTTACCATTCCTGAAGCTGGGGAGCAATGTAGGCATCCATGGATGCGGGAAGCCCTTCTTGAGGGATTCTCAAAGTGGCATGCCAATAAAATGATGAGTGCCGAAGAGGATCATCCTGGCCCCATCAGTTCCACCCCAGCAAGATGA
- the LOC105052735 gene encoding uncharacterized protein isoform X1, which produces MEEAEAAENGSRLHESSKRKKRKKEEEMKKNKKKKNPTVSIAVPGSIIDNAQSLELATLLAGQIARAATIFRIDEVVVFDNKAASDDEFVVTNGDENESGAPFLVRILQYLETPQYLRRRLFPMHNSLRFVGLLPPLDAPHHVRKHEWSPYREGVTLEGNHLKGTLVDVGLNKNVVVEQALEPGQRVTVAMGTNRNIESDCLKNVVTPFTPREQMGLYWGYKVRYASNLSNVFKNCPFKGGYNHIIGTSEHGLVVNSSELVIPPFRHLLIAFGGLGGLEESIEEDSNLKGKSVHDVFSSYLNTCPFQGSRTIRTEEAIFISLHYFQEPIKRAA; this is translated from the exons ATGGAAGAAGCGGAAGCCGCTGAGAATGGAAGTAGGCTTCATGAGAGCAGCAAGCGGAAGAAGCGGAAAAAGGAGGAGGAgatgaagaagaataaaaagaagaagaacccaACGGTCAGCATCGCCGTGCCGGGTTCCATCATCGATAACGCCCAATCCCTCGAGCTCGCCACCCTC CTCGCAGGCCAGATTGCCCGGGCCGCTACGATTTTTCGGATTGATGAG GTGGTAGTATTTGATAATAAAGCTGCATCGGATGATGAATTTGTGGTTACGAACGGTGATGAGAATGAAAGTGGTGCGCCGTTTCTGGTGAGGATTTTGCAGTATTTGGAGACGCCACAGTATCTGCGACGCCGGCTCTTTCCGATGCACAATAGCTTGAGATTTGTG GGTCTGCTTCCCCCACTTGATGCTCCTCACCATGTACGAAAACATGAATGGTCCCCATATCGTGAAG GTGTTACATTGGAAGGGAATCATTTAAAGGGAACGCTTGTAGATGTTGGGTTGAATAAG AATGTTGTGGTTGAGCAAGCTCTTGAACCTGGACAACGGGTAACTGTAGCTATGGGGACTAACCGTAATATTGAATCAG ATTGTTTGAAAAATGTTGTTACACCCTTCACCCCAAGAGAACAAATGGGATTATATTGGGGTTATAAAGTTAGATATGCTTCAAATCTGAGCAATGTGTTCAAGAATTGCCCATTTAAG GGTGGATACAATCATATTATTGGAACTTCGGAGCATGGTCTGGTTGTTAATTCATCAGAGCTTGTTATACCTCCATTTCG GCACCTTTTGATTGCCTTTGGCGGACTTGGAGGTTTGGAAGAGAGCATAGAAGAAGATAGTAATTTGAAG GGAAAAAGTGTTCATGATGTATTCAGTTCTTACTTGAACACATGTCCTTTTCAGGGAAGCAGAACAATAAGAACCGAG GAGGCCATTTTTATATCCCTGCACTATTTCCAAGAGCCAATAAAGCGAGCCGCATAA